In a genomic window of Methanosarcina horonobensis HB-1 = JCM 15518:
- a CDS encoding sensor histidine kinase: MQGWERYRDGKIKWMHKTYQKVPGKEGKPDVYNGIIYEVTERKETEENLAKVEIARKKEVHHRIKNNLQVISSMLDFQAENLEDERTKEILRESRNRIMSIAFIHKELYRNRKLSNVDLSTYLRVLAENLLDAYEIRDFRINLYIWKLKRKFF, encoded by the coding sequence GTGCAGGGATGGGAAAGGTACAGGGACGGGAAAATAAAATGGATGCATAAGACTTACCAGAAAGTCCCGGGTAAGGAAGGGAAGCCAGATGTGTATAACGGCATAATATACGAGGTCACTGAGAGAAAAGAAACTGAAGAAAACCTGGCAAAGGTCGAGATAGCTCGAAAAAAAGAGGTTCACCACAGGATAAAAAACAACTTGCAGGTAATTTCATCTATGCTTGACTTTCAGGCTGAGAATCTGGAAGATGAACGAACAAAAGAGATTCTCAGGGAAAGCCGGAATCGAATAATGTCGATTGCTTTTATCCACAAGGAACTTTACAGGAATAGGAAGTTAAGCAATGTTGATCTCTCGACCTATCTTCGAGTGCTTGCTGAAAATCTTCTGGATGCTTACGAAATTAGAGATTTCAGGATCAATTTATATATATGGAAATTGAAGAGAAAATTTTTTTGA
- a CDS encoding ATP-binding protein — MDTAVPLGIIINEIFSNSLKYAFPDRKSGEIRIRLVREKERGLERNNWSKRKNQGFKGNASFILTVSDNGVGIPETFDLEKSESLGLKLIRVLADQLDENVRLNRNNGTEYIIKFAAGPA, encoded by the coding sequence ATCGATACCGCGGTTCCTCTGGGGATTATAATCAATGAGATCTTTTCCAACTCTCTGAAGTATGCCTTTCCGGATAGAAAATCCGGAGAAATTCGTATAAGACTCGTAAGAGAAAAAGAAAGAGGACTTGAGCGCAATAACTGGAGTAAAAGGAAAAATCAAGGTTTCAAAGGGAATGCAAGTTTTATCCTTACTGTCTCGGATAATGGAGTGGGAATTCCCGAAACTTTTGATCTCGAAAAATCTGAAAGTCTTGGACTTAAGCTCATACGTGTCCTGGCGGATCAGCTGGATGAAAATGTCAGGCTTAACAGAAATAACGGGACAGAGTACATTATTAAGTTTGCTGCAGGACCTGCATAA